The following are encoded in a window of Mycoplasmopsis verecunda genomic DNA:
- a CDS encoding ABC transporter permease — translation MKVMSNYVSFLTKIIQKKKSTIIMPLFWIAIAIILSIVFTTFTIQPNVNDFIVYGVVFVELIITIFYASLKALHIYKDLEEEGVELLIYSKPISRRDIFIGKLIVFLLIGTLWSLIIMLCNLIIGMSIHFNYLLALTLLSFVVFIFAFILFGMFASIIGYKLNGKIALATPLVIFTPLVIGGTVISSQSTSTSDNMAYYLNAKRDLQPAGNKANVEMFYLNDNKDNFYIIPNGYDANKFSLNQINYINEAYKYSSSSSTEWQAYSWLITPYQMVDIFNFDNKNIFNSLSNDTASNLDNYLYYNHLDSSSYSYKLKDNNVMKKYQVNIGNLKNPQDTNAYLVPGALKNNVNATLGDQIINTSIIYVREGANDFNVSFPEDSYTNTTGSSLVGKLNWENIKQLLNSKVFNAYGKKFIQDIITSDKFKQPDQNDMPYFNDLILTEIQYEISNPDSMLNNLLDDNVIVLNDESIKNKLIKSKEEKQIYLLTALIYYIYFAYNGQLISDALLYNPTTNDYTPYSYSFKINNYSYNIGGYASYATKQQVENNKVIIRYDLKNSNNFLFQPVEQMYELARNNQIINKYGFIGIWITLGIILILINNILYIRKDYR, via the coding sequence ATGAAAGTTATGAGTAATTATGTATCTTTTCTTACGAAGATAATACAAAAGAAAAAATCAACCATTATCATGCCGTTGTTTTGGATAGCTATAGCTATTATTTTATCAATTGTATTTACAACATTTACAATACAACCTAATGTTAATGATTTTATTGTATATGGTGTTGTATTTGTTGAATTAATAATTACTATATTTTATGCAAGTTTAAAAGCTTTACATATTTATAAGGATTTAGAAGAAGAAGGTGTTGAATTATTAATTTATTCAAAGCCAATATCAAGAAGAGATATATTTATCGGTAAATTAATTGTATTTTTACTTATCGGAACATTATGATCACTTATCATAATGTTATGTAACTTAATTATTGGTATGAGCATTCATTTTAATTATTTATTAGCACTTACCTTGCTATCATTTGTGGTATTTATATTTGCTTTTATATTATTCGGAATGTTTGCTTCAATTATTGGATATAAGTTAAATGGAAAAATTGCTTTAGCTACACCGCTTGTAATATTTACTCCTTTAGTTATTGGGGGAACAGTAATTTCATCTCAATCAACCTCAACAAGTGATAATATGGCTTATTATTTAAATGCTAAAAGAGATTTACAACCAGCCGGAAATAAAGCAAATGTTGAGATGTTTTATCTCAATGATAATAAAGATAATTTCTATATTATTCCAAACGGTTATGATGCAAATAAATTTAGTTTAAATCAAATTAATTATATAAATGAAGCATATAAATATTCTTCTTCATCTTCTACTGAATGACAAGCTTATTCATGATTAATAACTCCATATCAAATGGTTGATATATTTAACTTTGATAACAAGAATATATTTAACTCTCTTTCAAATGATACAGCAAGTAATTTAGATAACTATTTATATTACAACCACCTAGATAGTTCTTCATACTCATATAAACTAAAAGATAACAATGTTATGAAGAAATATCAAGTTAATATTGGCAATTTAAAAAATCCACAAGATACTAATGCTTATTTAGTTCCAGGTGCTTTAAAAAATAATGTTAATGCTACTTTAGGCGATCAAATTATTAATACTTCAATTATTTATGTCCGCGAAGGTGCTAATGATTTTAATGTTTCATTCCCAGAAGATTCTTACACTAATACAACTGGGAGTTCTCTTGTAGGTAAATTAAATTGAGAAAATATTAAACAATTATTAAATTCAAAAGTATTTAATGCATATGGTAAAAAATTCATTCAAGACATTATAACATCTGATAAATTTAAACAACCTGACCAAAATGATATGCCTTATTTCAATGATTTAATATTAACTGAAATACAATATGAAATTAGTAATCCTGATTCAATGTTAAATAATTTATTAGATGACAATGTTATAGTGCTTAATGATGAATCAATAAAAAATAAATTAATTAAATCAAAAGAAGAAAAGCAAATTTATCTTCTTACAGCATTAATTTATTACATTTACTTTGCATACAATGGACAATTAATTTCGGATGCTTTATTATATAACCCAACAACTAATGATTACACACCATATTCATACTCATTTAAGATAAATAATTATTCATATAATATAGGTGGATATGCAAGTTACGCCACTAAACAACAAGTTGAAAATAATAAAGTAATTATTAGATACGATTTGAAAAATTCAAATAACTTCTTATTTCAACCAGTTGAACAAATGTACGAACTAGCAAGAAATAATCAGATTATAAATAAATATGGATTTATCGGAATTTGAATTACTTTAGGAATAATTTTAATATTGATTAATAACATCTTATATATTAGAAAGGATTATAGATAA
- the rpsR gene encoding 30S ribosomal protein S18, with amino-acid sequence MAYINKRNKKGFGRRKSCEFCDNHMEYVDYKNVELLNKFVTATGQIKAKSSTGTCAKHQRKVANAIKRARFIALMPYHVVRPRVSKSN; translated from the coding sequence ATGGCTTACATTAACAAACGTAACAAAAAAGGTTTTGGAAGAAGAAAATCATGTGAATTTTGTGATAATCACATGGAATATGTAGATTACAAAAATGTTGAATTATTAAACAAATTTGTAACAGCTACAGGACAAATCAAAGCTAAATCATCAACAGGTACATGTGCTAAACACCAAAGAAAAGTAGCAAATGCAATTAAAAGAGCTAGATTTATTGCTTTAATGCCTTACCACGTAGTTCGTCCTCGTGTATCAAAAAGCAACTAA
- a CDS encoding single-stranded DNA-binding protein, translated as MYNKITLVGRITSTPELSRTSNNVPYVRLTIAVNRPNYSGNGNEIADFIPLVAWRQSAEFITNNLAKGSLILVEGSLHSSTYNSNQTNQLVRSLDVTVDRVVALESKAVREMRTNNANANNNSFTPSFNTPANNVNQQRTYQRNENFDYSYENTTPNVEQQNTIVETQTPKVEQDLSAMFEFGSDLDE; from the coding sequence ATGTATAACAAAATTACACTTGTAGGTCGTATTACAAGTACACCTGAATTATCACGTACTTCAAATAATGTACCTTATGTTAGACTAACAATTGCTGTAAATAGACCAAATTACAGTGGAAATGGTAATGAAATTGCTGATTTTATTCCGCTTGTTGCATGAAGACAATCAGCTGAATTCATTACAAATAATCTTGCTAAAGGTTCTTTAATCCTTGTTGAAGGTTCGTTACATTCATCAACATACAACAGTAATCAAACTAATCAATTAGTTCGTTCACTAGATGTAACAGTTGACCGTGTAGTAGCACTTGAATCTAAAGCTGTTCGTGAAATGCGCACAAATAATGCAAATGCAAATAACAATAGCTTTACACCAAGTTTCAATACACCTGCAAATAATGTAAATCAACAACGTACATATCAAAGAAATGAAAACTTTGATTATTCATACGAAAATACAACTCCAAATGTTGAACAACAAAATACAATAGTCGAAACTCAAACACCAAAAGTAGAACAAGATTTATCTGCAATGTTTGAATTTGGTAGCGACTTAGATGAATAA
- the rpsF gene encoding 30S ribosomal protein S6, protein MNKYEIMTIVNPKADVKVLNDLLTEVFGKGVSKVEKLERNELAYEINKSKHAQYVLALVEAEGSAIAEFTRRSNIVKDIWRVLVINLDTEKGFNKKADDKAKSRGRKRVTKEADAKFSKPRQPRVRKENSEK, encoded by the coding sequence ATGAACAAATACGAAATTATGACAATCGTAAACCCTAAAGCTGATGTTAAAGTTTTAAACGATCTTTTAACAGAAGTTTTCGGTAAAGGTGTTTCAAAAGTTGAAAAACTTGAAAGAAACGAACTTGCTTACGAAATAAACAAATCAAAACATGCTCAATACGTTTTAGCTTTAGTTGAAGCTGAAGGTAGTGCAATTGCTGAATTTACACGTCGTTCAAATATCGTTAAAGATATCTGAAGAGTACTAGTTATTAACCTTGACACAGAAAAAGGATTTAATAAAAAAGCTGATGATAAAGCAAAATCACGTGGAAGAAAAAGAGTTACAAAAGAAGCTGATGCTAAATTTTCAAAACCACGTCAACCTAGAGTTCGTAAAGAAAACTCAGAAAAATAG
- the rbfA gene encoding 30S ribosome-binding factor RbfA, producing the protein MNEINLKRKEARLLQLIADIVANDITNVNVVDPTVMDVMLSNDLSHVKVYVTFLSNEQKGLEALNNASGYVRKILSKSLDWRKVPNVHFYLDEVSKTGQKIDELLAKIKNEQ; encoded by the coding sequence ATGAATGAAATTAACTTAAAAAGAAAAGAAGCAAGATTATTACAATTAATTGCTGATATAGTTGCAAATGATATAACAAATGTAAATGTAGTTGATCCTACAGTTATGGATGTGATGCTATCAAATGACTTATCACATGTTAAAGTTTATGTGACATTTTTAAGCAATGAACAAAAAGGACTAGAAGCATTAAATAATGCATCAGGTTATGTTAGAAAAATATTATCAAAATCACTTGATTGAAGAAAGGTACCAAATGTTCATTTTTACCTTGATGAAGTTTCAAAAACAGGACAAAAAATCGATGAATTATTAGCTAAGATTAAAAACGAACAATAA
- a CDS encoding DEAD/DEAH box helicase has product MKLTNVQEKAVDEIVSYFDPTAKLGKNAVTFKAPTGSGKTFMMANVIDKLITNTKNDNINLVFVVATLSDAELPKQMQNALLQYLPHFTSNNIKDVKYMQSPSSNKKGLKVKDYVANITVNSNEVLVLGLASFGKNRIFTEQGVLDQFLQQFKFDETNTKLVYIRDEAHKGSSKFDEDSKKADALFRQHALFTIEMTATPNNPNNKVVEITLDELREDDVKLLKHQLVYNEDLEYVTENDIKDMELLQVAIDKFKELRNQYTDSENKYGLRFIQPAMLIQISDKNKDKIDEFDQKLDEIEAKLYENGLRYAKYFSDEKILSDQRGVATLQDISNNNSQSCDVVIFKVGPAVGWNIPRACMLVQLRSVCSEALSVQTIGRIMRNPSPSYTNDENWNEKNPAYKYYIYSNHESKYDDNFYSFRLKDEYRNEVFLSGKINREQTYGFKNRENYHNKILNLIKADELIKWSKDLIEEFETNGVIIHEKEKITASDNSLKWIIKSTIKNSIELAIWCNRLIDRQKNYWNSTIRAKISNKIKEILEQIKDTHPYLTYYLLYYVFLKYKAQQIADIYNKEMKSTKQTYEFCEMKLPESYLYQPPTNDNNAAEVKSEKLNFLNNHYAYELIYAPKGKSDTHKKISKGNVLSAFDTKDILDKNNNDITMTESDPERSALEDILSLLIKEKPKMYQLFKDKQEKIWKSFDKNIKVWFKNPTMNGVSFEYLGESTKIAKSFPDYVIKIGNHNLVVEIKRDGDEQDYDSVKTQDIIQYGFEKYDNAKLSNDDVKLLSNTPQYTLIVNRKTISNSKVINSKYEGISSYSLINEKLQTDQYHSLEHIVQDIINEQEQGNK; this is encoded by the coding sequence ATGAAGCTAACTAATGTTCAAGAAAAAGCAGTGGATGAAATAGTTTCATATTTTGACCCTACAGCAAAATTAGGTAAAAATGCTGTTACTTTTAAAGCTCCGACAGGTTCTGGTAAAACCTTTATGATGGCTAATGTAATAGATAAATTAATAACTAATACTAAAAACGACAATATTAATTTAGTTTTCGTAGTAGCTACATTATCTGATGCTGAATTACCTAAACAAATGCAAAATGCTTTATTGCAATATTTACCACATTTTACAAGTAATAATATTAAAGATGTTAAATATATGCAATCACCTTCATCTAATAAAAAAGGTTTAAAAGTTAAAGATTATGTAGCTAATATTACAGTAAATAGTAATGAAGTATTGGTACTAGGACTTGCATCATTTGGTAAAAACAGAATCTTTACTGAGCAAGGTGTACTAGATCAATTTCTACAACAATTTAAATTTGATGAAACAAATACTAAATTAGTATATATTCGTGATGAGGCACATAAAGGTTCATCTAAATTTGACGAAGATAGTAAAAAAGCAGATGCCTTATTTAGACAACATGCTCTTTTTACTATAGAGATGACTGCTACTCCTAATAATCCTAATAATAAAGTAGTAGAAATAACATTAGATGAATTAAGAGAAGATGATGTCAAGTTATTAAAACATCAACTTGTTTATAATGAAGATCTTGAATATGTAACTGAAAACGATATCAAAGATATGGAATTATTACAAGTTGCTATAGATAAATTCAAAGAATTAAGAAATCAATATACAGATTCGGAAAATAAATATGGTTTAAGATTTATTCAACCCGCTATGCTTATTCAAATAAGCGATAAAAATAAAGATAAAATTGATGAATTTGATCAAAAATTAGATGAAATAGAAGCTAAATTATATGAAAATGGACTTAGATATGCGAAATACTTCTCTGATGAAAAAATTCTTTCAGATCAAAGAGGAGTAGCTACATTGCAAGATATCTCAAACAATAATTCGCAAAGTTGTGATGTTGTTATTTTTAAAGTAGGTCCAGCTGTTGGATGAAACATACCAAGAGCTTGTATGTTGGTACAACTTAGAAGTGTATGTTCGGAAGCTTTAAGTGTTCAAACTATTGGTCGTATTATGAGAAATCCATCTCCTAGTTATACTAATGATGAAAACTGAAATGAAAAAAATCCAGCTTATAAATACTATATTTATTCAAATCATGAATCTAAATATGATGATAATTTCTATTCATTTAGATTAAAAGATGAATACAGAAATGAAGTATTTTTATCTGGGAAAATCAATAGAGAACAAACATATGGATTTAAAAATAGAGAAAACTATCATAATAAAATTCTGAATTTAATTAAAGCTGATGAATTAATTAAATGATCTAAGGATTTAATTGAAGAATTCGAAACAAATGGTGTAATAATTCATGAAAAAGAAAAAATAACAGCTTCTGATAATAGCCTTAAATGAATTATCAAATCAACTATCAAAAACTCTATTGAATTAGCTATTTGATGCAATAGATTAATTGATAGACAAAAGAATTATTGAAATAGCACAATTAGAGCAAAAATATCAAATAAAATTAAAGAAATATTGGAACAAATTAAAGATACTCATCCTTATTTAACATATTATTTACTTTATTATGTATTTCTTAAATATAAAGCTCAACAAATAGCTGATATTTATAATAAAGAAATGAAATCAACTAAACAAACATATGAATTCTGCGAAATGAAACTGCCAGAATCATATTTATATCAACCACCAACAAATGATAATAATGCTGCTGAAGTTAAATCTGAAAAGCTAAATTTCTTAAATAATCATTATGCTTATGAATTAATTTATGCTCCTAAAGGTAAAAGTGATACTCATAAGAAAATATCTAAAGGAAATGTTTTATCAGCATTTGATACTAAAGATATTTTAGATAAAAATAACAATGATATCACTATGACAGAAAGTGATCCAGAAAGAAGTGCTTTAGAAGACATTCTTTCTCTATTGATTAAAGAAAAACCAAAAATGTATCAATTATTCAAAGATAAGCAAGAAAAGATTTGAAAGAGTTTTGATAAAAATATCAAAGTATGATTCAAGAATCCTACAATGAATGGTGTTTCATTTGAATATCTAGGAGAAAGCACTAAAATAGCGAAATCATTCCCTGATTATGTAATTAAAATAGGAAATCATAATCTTGTCGTTGAAATCAAAAGAGACGGTGATGAACAAGATTACGATTCAGTAAAAACCCAAGATATTATCCAATATGGTTTTGAAAAATATGATAATGCTAAACTAAGTAATGATGATGTTAAATTATTAAGCAATACACCACAATACACTTTAATTGTTAATAGAAAAACTATTAGTAATAGTAAAGTAATTAATAGTAAATACGAAGGAATATCATCATATTCACTAATTAATGAAAAATTACAAACAGATCAATATCATAGTTTAGAACACATTGTTCAAGATATCATAAATGAACAAGAACAAGGAAATAAATAA
- a CDS encoding site-specific DNA-methyltransferase, whose amino-acid sequence MRERERAGYEYNYDVIYIDPPYNTEAAKEDKNSTADDKQHQEAKKFIYRDKYSRNGWLNMMYERLLKAKRLLKDDGVIFVSIDDNEQAYLKVIMDEIFGEENFVSNILWQKTRKPSGNTGFRKTIDQQHEFILVYAKNLDTLELTPYFFSEEELNSKKYINKDEYFNERGFYKLTPLWHSNSGSSFQYNPSLDYEIEAPDGTKFKIWQNEHKDPSKWMCYTWNKKTFDEGNSLGLIEIKRNSSNGKWEAYRKMYTKVKYDPKKHQLLPIKSNVAVTDRYYDEKTTDSSAKTMNDLKLTFPFTKPYELIAYLINLNINENARVLDFYAGSGTTGHSVWSINKNNNSNRTFTIVTNEKEKIAIPVTYERFHRISKGIGTKGEKDFNWLKSNKPYEKSLEVYDTVYYDINVTDEIEQPIELFINEIKHLAGVSLSDEDINKALALLTELYAFNEEVTEEQKEENEAN is encoded by the coding sequence TTGAGAGAGAGAGAGAGAGCAGGGTACGAATATAATTACGATGTAATTTATATTGATCCTCCTTATAATACAGAAGCTGCTAAAGAAGATAAAAACTCTACAGCAGATGATAAGCAACATCAAGAAGCTAAAAAATTCATCTATCGTGACAAATATTCCCGCAACGGATGACTAAATATGATGTATGAAAGATTACTCAAAGCTAAAAGACTCCTTAAGGATGATGGGGTAATTTTTGTTTCAATCGATGATAACGAGCAAGCATATTTAAAAGTTATAATGGATGAAATTTTTGGAGAAGAAAATTTTGTTTCAAATATTTTATGACAAAAAACTAGAAAGCCATCAGGAAATACCGGATTTAGAAAAACAATTGATCAGCAACATGAATTTATACTTGTTTATGCAAAAAATCTTGATACATTAGAATTAACACCTTATTTCTTTAGTGAAGAAGAATTAAATAGCAAGAAATATATAAATAAAGATGAATACTTTAATGAACGCGGTTTTTATAAACTAACTCCTTTATGACATTCTAATTCAGGATCTTCGTTTCAATATAATCCAAGTTTAGATTATGAAATTGAAGCACCAGATGGAACGAAATTTAAAATTTGACAAAATGAACATAAAGATCCTTCGAAATGAATGTGCTACACATGAAACAAGAAAACTTTTGATGAAGGTAATAGCTTAGGACTAATTGAAATTAAAAGAAATTCATCAAATGGTAAATGAGAAGCTTATAGAAAAATGTACACAAAAGTTAAATATGATCCTAAAAAACATCAGCTTTTACCAATCAAATCAAATGTTGCTGTAACTGACAGATATTATGATGAGAAAACCACAGATTCATCTGCAAAAACAATGAATGATTTAAAATTAACATTTCCTTTCACAAAACCATATGAATTAATTGCATATTTAATTAATTTAAATATTAATGAAAATGCAAGAGTATTAGATTTCTATGCTGGTAGCGGAACAACTGGACACTCCGTATGATCTATTAATAAAAACAACAATTCTAATAGAACATTCACAATTGTAACTAACGAAAAAGAAAAAATAGCTATTCCAGTTACATATGAAAGATTTCATAGAATTTCAAAAGGAATAGGAACTAAAGGTGAAAAAGATTTTAATTGATTAAAATCAAATAAGCCTTACGAAAAATCCCTAGAAGTCTATGACACAGTTTATTATGATATCAATGTAACAGATGAAATAGAGCAACCTATTGAATTATTTATTAACGAAATTAAACATTTAGCTGGTGTCTCATTATCTGATGAAGATATCAATAAAGCACTTGCTTTATTAACAGAACTATATGCTTTTAATGAAGAAGTAACTGAAGAACAAAAGGAAGAAAATGAAGCTAACTAA